The nucleotide sequence CAGCACAATTCAGAGCCGTTGCTTAGGGAGAATTGCGGCAGAGCACACGATGCGGTTCCTCGTCATCATGGTACCAGACGGTCACTCTCACCAATGGCTCGCGGCGCGTCACTCGCATATACTCTTCGGTCTCCACCGATTGACGCATTGGGGGATGGTCAGTGCTTTATTGCTGATCGGCAAACCAGCATTGCCAACCCAATGAGAAGCTGCTATACTCTCTTGCGGAAGTTGAAGTCTGGGGCTAGGCATTCTCAGCAAAGATTGGAGTGAGCGATGGGCTTCCTGGATGCGTTGTTTGGCAAGAAGAAGTCTGGTGGCGGGGTCCGCACGACAATCAAAGTCGGCCCGGGGGAATCCCTTCAAGACATCGCACAACGCGAGTACGGCGATGCCGCCAAGTGGGACGTGATTTTCCAAAAGAATAAGTGGCGCTTCGATGGCGAAGACCCGAAAACTATCTATCCCGGCATGGATCTAGACATTCCCGAGATTGACTAGGATCAGCCGCTCACAATTCGTATAAACTTAGCTTTAGGAAGGGCATTGGCGTTGCGCCAATGCCCTTCCTTTTTTACGCGCTCGCCGCCGTCAGCATCTCCCGCAACGCCTTGGCAGATTCTATTGCCGCTGCTTCCGGCGGCCCGCCTGCCACTTGATAGTGCATCTCCAACGTGTAGACGCCGTCGTAGCCGTCCTTTGCCAGCGCGCGGAACTGGCCTTCGTAGTCGGTCTCGCCCTTGCCCACCCGGCAGGCCTCTATCTCGCCGTTTACCCAACGAGCATCCTTCACGTGCATGTGTGCCAGATGGGGCTGTATTGCCGCGTAATGCTTGGGATACGGGTCTTCCTCCGCCCAAAGGCAGTTTCCCGGATCCCAGATTGCCTTCAAATGTGGCGAACCGACTGCCTCGATTAGCCGCTGCGACTCTTCGCCCACACCCGCGTAGCACGTCGGCTCATTCTCCATGCACAGGTCGAACCCATGCTTGGCGGCCATGTCGAGCGCCGGCCCAAACCGCTCCACAACCTTGGGGAATACCTCCTCCGGATCCTCGTCTCGCCAGAAAGAGAAGCAGCGTACCACACGCGTACCGAAGCGCTCGGCCAGCGCAAAGCAGTGCGGCAAGAGCGCCAGATGCTCTTCATACGTCATTTCCTGCGCGCCGAAGGTATCACCTTCAATCTTGCGCTCCCGGCCCTCCAACGGGCACTTGAATATCGGTGTACCGAGTGCGCTGACCTGGATGCCATTCTGCTTCAGGAGGCGTTGCACGTCATCCAGTCCATCCGGTGAAAGGTCCATCAGGTTCGTGCCGTTGATCGTGCGCAGTTCCGCATACATGATGCCGTGCTCGCGCATCACGCCCAGCCCAGTGGCAAAGTCCGGATGCACCTCGTCAGTGAATATCCCAATTTTCATCGTCGTACCCTTCTCTAATTAGTCAAATTATCCCTGCGTATTATACAAGAAGCTATTGTCCCACGGCGCGGACGATCCAGGAGGTTGCCCTTGCACATATGTGCCGCGCTCATTGCTACAGGGAATCTTGCCCGTGAGCTCGGTCGGCCTTCCGCCGCTACGCGCTTTCCGCATCAGGCGTCACTACCGTCTTGGCGTGCTCCTAGAGAGGCCGGGCGAATCGACGAAGCGCAGCTATTGCGAGGATGATTGAAGCAAGCGCAACCACCCCGGCCACGCCAAATAGGGCCTCGAAGGACACGAGATCAGCAAGAAGTCCTCCCACCGGAGTGAGGAACAACAAGATGCCGACCAGGGTATTCGTGAAACCCAAGTAGATGATGCGATCTTCCACAGGGGAAACCTCTATTGCCAAAACGGAGAATGTGACTTCCTGCCCACCTGTTGTAGTGCCGAGGAAGACAAAGAGGACAAGAAAGAGCCAACCTATCAGAGTAGTCGAGACATGAGCATCGGAAAGCAATTGTGCGACAATTGCCAGCACCGGCGGCAATACGCTCACCAACGTCGTCGCAACCAGGAGCAGCCAACCGCCGCCGCGCGCGCCCAACCAGCCCCACATAACATTGCCGCCAATCACACCGCCGATGAGGGCCACTGCAGAAGACGCCACCACCGCCGCAGGCAATTGCAGTACCCTTACGCCATACACCACATAGAAAGGCATCGCGACAGAGGCAAGCATGGCCAAAGTGCGGATAATGAGATACATGCGAAACGGTGGGTCGCGCATGACAATCTCCTTGATGCGGCGTAAGTCCTGACGCATAGTACGTTTCGGCAACATGGGCGGGACCTCCGGCTCCTTGACGGCACTGAACGACAAGAACCCGGCACTTGTGAACACCCACGTCAGCAAGAAGAGTAGCCAAACGTATTCGAGACTTCCTTCCGAACGTTCGAGTACCTGGCGCACGACGAGACCGGCGGCCAGAGAGCCAAGGCCGCCAAAGAAATTTCGCAGCGAAAAGAACGTCGAGAGCTGTCGCCGCTGCACAATACGCCCGACCAGATCGAAAAACGCCAGGCCGGTAAGGCCACCGGAAAGCGACGCGACGGCCATCAGGCCGATGAGAGCCGGCAGCACGATCTCCGGGCGTTCCGGCGCTACGAGCACTGTAGCCGCAAGCAGCGCCCAACAAGTGCTGCGCACGAGCGAGCTGCGCCGATAGTATTTGAGCCTCTGACGCCGGTGTTGCAAGAAGTTGATCAGCAGCATCTGGGGCAACGCCCATCCCCCAAGCTGGATAGCAGGTAAGATGCCGATGAGCACGTTCGACTCCGTTAGCTGACTCACGTACCACGGCAGCACAACGGTCGCACTCGTAAAGGCCATTCCGGTGGTATAGAACACACCGTTCATCACGCCAAGGATGAAGTTTCTGCGGCTGGACAAGGGGTGGCTTACTTTCGAGCGCTAGGAAGGATAGGCAACACCGAACATGATTTTTGTTATGTAGACTGTGATCCGGCGGTCATGCATCGCGCACGATTGCATCTGTCATGCGGCACACGCGCACCATGGGACCAACGTCATGGACGCGTACCAGATCTGCGCCCTGTGCAATTGCCAGCGCCACCGTAGCGGCGGTGCCTTCCAGCCGCTCTTCGACGGGGAGATCAAGCGTCAGCCCAATAAAGGACTTTCGTGAAGTGCCAACCAACACCGGCTGCCCCAGACGCTGGAATGCGCTAAGGTCGCGCATGAGTTCGATATTCTGTTGCGGTGTCTTGCCGAAGCCGATCCCAGGATCGATGATGATGTTCTCGGCCGCGATACCGTAGGAGGTGGCACGGGCAACCGCTTCCCCAAGTTCTCTCGCTACGTCTTGCGCGACGTCACCATATGAGACCTTTTCGTAGAACCCTCCGAGGGCTGATCGCTGCGACTCCGATCGTCGATTATGCATGAGCACTACCGGCACGTTCAATGCTGCAACGGTTGCCCCCATCGCAGGATCACCGCCAAGTCCCCAAACATCGTTGACCATTGACGCTCCGGCGCGCACGGCTTCCCGGGCTACGGCGGCCTTGTATGTGTCAATCGAGAGGGGTGTTTCCAGCTCCCGCCGTATCGCCTCGATCGCTGGCAGAACGCGGTCGAGTTCTTCCTGGAGCGATACGGTGCCTGCACCCGGCCTTGTCGATTCGCCGCCAATATCGAGGATGTCCGCGCCTTCCGCAACGAATTGAACCGCCTGGGACACGGCCCGCCGCACGTCGCCGCCAATGCCATCACCGGAGAAGGAATCCGGTGTCACATTTAGTATGCCGACCACATAGGTTTGGGAGCCCCACTGCAGCATGCGATTACCGCAGCGTGTTTCTCGAGGTTTGGAAACATGAGCCGGCGGTGAAGAACTCATGCTTCTCACTCCGGTGCGGGGCGCACGGAAGCATACTGGTACCCATGAATGAGCACGTCCCCCGGCTTGACGTTCACCACGTAGAGACTCACCTCGGGCCCCAAGCCAATCTCGACAATGTGATCAGTCCGGTCACTGGCGTTTCGCACCAAGTCCGGCAAGATAACCTGCGAAATTCCTTCCGGAATCGTGAATTCCTGGCGTGTTTCCCAATACTGGGGATCAGCCGGGTTGAACAGTAGGCGGAAAGAATAGTCCTGTAGATAAAAGTTGAGCTGGCGGGAACGGTCGAACGCTACGATCAGAGTCTCATTGGGAGAGTGATTCAAGGCAATGTACCGAACCTGCTTGGTAAGAATCTCATCGATACTCCTGATTTCCTGATATCGTCCCTGACCGGCAGCGAAGAGAAATAAACTGGCGTTAGAGATGGCGATGACAGCGACAAGCGCCGCTGCGATTCCGAGGGAAACGCGGTGCGGCGTGAGCGCGGTTGTGACCATGCCGCGTTGTGTCATGAAAAAACGGTATGCCTGCTCACAATCGCGGGAGAAACCACGCACGGCTAACGCGGCATAGATGAGCAAGCCGGGGAGAAGCGAGAGAATGTAGCCGGGATTTCCCATGAATACCAGCATATAAAACACCAGTGGTACGGCTACCCACAGCAGAATGAGGCGCGTGCGCGCATCTCTCACGATCTGCTGCGGAGAGAAGTAACGGCCCAAGTAGTAGAGAATCGGTAGCAGAGCGATGCCGATGCCGTTATAGAGAACGCCCGCCAGGGTGCGCGTGTTTTCCAGAACGGCTCTGAAGTACCCTATGAGGCCGGAAGACTGCCCGGCCCAAAAGCCATATTGCTCGGTCGATGCCTTTACGTACGCATCCCAGCCACCGGTAAGTTGCACCATAGGGATTCCCCAAGACAAGACTACCAGCAGCATCACGACAATCCCGCCCACCAAGCTTCGCAAGCTTCGCCCCCACCACGCGTAGACCCATACAGGTAAGAGAAAGAGCAGTAAGTCCGGACGGAAACCGGCGCCCAAGCCCAACACGAGTGCCGCCGGAATAATCAGATTGCGCGACCCAACCTTTGTTTCGGTCAAGAGCAGTAGCACGAGTGTGCTGAATAAGGCGAGGAAGGCATAGGGGTAGGCTACCTCGCCGTGGGACCAAAAGTTGCTGCTCGTGGCGAGCAACAAGGCGCTGACAATCGCGGCCTGCATTCCATAGAGCCGCCAGCCGAGTAAGAATATGCACAAAACTGCCAGACTGCTTGCCACAAGCGAAAGAATCACATAGCTCATGTTGGCGTCAATGCCAAGATTGTAGATGAGCCTCGCGCTGGCTACATAGAGCGGGTAGCCTGGTGGATGCGGCTGATGAAAGGCAACGTTGAATTTATCCAGGGCAAACGCATAGTTTGCCGAATCCCACGCAAAGAGGGTTTCGCTGCGAAAGGGGACCCGGCTAAGCAGTGTAATCAGAAAAAAGCCGGCGCCAATTAGCCATGCCAGCCGAGTCCACGCCGTAAGTCCTTGGCGCGATCCCCCGGCTATGCGTGCTGTCTGTTCCATAGGTGTTGCCAGATGAAGGTACTGTCAGTTACGGGGAATTGCGTTCATGCGGTCTCGTAGGCACCGACTTCCCATTCTAGCGGTGCCATATTCCGCCGTGCAACAAATTGCTCTCAGAAGTCCTGGACTGCAATTGCTGCCATGCCTTCCTTTAATGCACCTAGGCTTGCATGTCCTCTACGGACTATGCTTTGCTATAGGCAAAGTTGAACGTCAAAGCATCCAAGGTAATGCGGAATGAATGTCGTTGTCATCTGCCTTGATACCATGCGCACCGACATGGTGCACACACTTGGCGCTGATTTCATACGTACGCCGGTTCTCGACAACTTGGCGGCAGAGAGCGTGGTATTCACTGAAGCGTACGGCTGTGCCTATCCTACCATTCCCGCGCGCCGGGCACTCTTTACCGGCATGAACAGTTTTCCTTGGCAATTCGGCTTTGACACGCTTGGCTCTAGCCCTTCGCCGCGGGGCTGGCACAAGATACCGCCGGAACACACACCGGTCGCGGAGCGCCTCGTTGAAGCAGGCGTCAACACCGGATTCATCGCCGATACATATCACATGTTCAAGGCAACCATGAACTTTACGCGGGGCTTTTGCTCCTGGGACTTTGTGCGGGGCCAAGAGTTCGACCACTGGAAGACCTTGCCGCCTGGCGCGGTCGACCCGACCAAGTATACTGACGCAGAGCCGGATTCGCCCCGCATGACCGGCATGCTGCAATACTTGTGGAACCAAGGCGAGCGCCCGTGCGAAGATGACTTTCAGGCAGCGCGAGTATTCTTGAGCGCCATGGATTGGGTAGAAAACAACGCACCATACGGGCCGTTCTATCTCTACATCGACTCCTTCGATCCTCACGAACCGTGGGACCCGCCGCTCCATTATGCGGATGCGTATTACAAAGACGACTCGGTAAAAGACTACATCTGGCCGGTGGGCACCGAGGTGGATGGCGAGGCGGCTATCGAACGCACAAAGGCCCTCTACTACGGTGAAGTGACGTTCGTTGATACGTGGATCGGACACTTCTTGAACAAGCTGGAGGCGCTCCATCTTCTGGACGATACCGTTATTATCTTTACTTCCGACCACGGCACCGAGCTCCTCGACCGCAACCGCTTTGGCAAGTCCGAAGACCACCTCCAGTGGTTCAATACGCGCATCAACATGTTCATCCGCCATCCCGACAAGCAGCACGCCGGGAAGCGCCTCGATGCGTTCGTGCAGCACCAGGACGTGCCGCCCACCGTGCTTGATCTCTTAGGCGTCACACACCAGGGTCTCGACGGCATTTCCATGTGGCCTCTCGTCACCGGTGAACGCGCAAAGAACCGCGACTTCATTGTTGCCGGCTGGGGACAGCACGCCACAGTGCGGGATCACGATCACAACTATGTGATCGACTTCGAACAAGGGCCGCGCAAGACCGACAGCGGCGGCTTCACGGTTACGCAGGAGACCGCTGCCCAGCACGTCCAAGAAGAGCTCTATAGCTTGAAAGACGATCCGCTTGAAACGACGAACGTGCTCGAAAGTGAGCCCGACGCGGCACAAAAGCAACGGGCTCGCCTAGAAGACTTTCTGGGGCAGGAATTGCCGGCGCATCTGGATGACCGGGTTGACACCTATGAATACCCGCGCCGTGTACATGCCAAGACTAACCCGTATGTTAAGTAGATTGTCTCCAATTGGCTCCATAGGCGCGATTTCACCTTACACTCTGCCAACTACCCTCCCCAGTTTCGCTCCATTCCTGCCCCGAACAACTACGAGACGCAAAGTCGAATACAACTTCTTGGCGGCAGTAAGTTTTCAAGGAGGCCTCTTGAGGCGCCTGTGGACGCCTCAGCCAAATGAGCACGCGGACACGTTCTGAATTGACAACCAGACAAGTAAAGTGTCCTCGCGGGAAGCCGACTCAGTAGTCGATACTGCAATAGGCCTCAGAGAGGCAAAGCCAATGGCGGACAGCCTCGAAACAGTTCAGGAATCGGCGCCGCTAACCGTTGTCATCCCAGTCTTCAACGAAGAGCCCGGGCTCTTCGAATCACTCAAGCAGGCGCTGGCAAGCCTAGACGCCAGTGGGCTCACCGGCGAAGTCTTCATCGTTGCCGCCAATCACGTTAGGGTAGACCTTCCTGCCGTGGAGGGCTTCCCCTCGGTGCAGCTCATCTCGGTTGAGGACGATTCCGGTTGGGGTGACGCCGCCTTGGCTGCCAGCGCGCAGGCTCGGCACGATCTCATTTGCACAATCGACGTGCCTACTCTCTACGCCGCAGCCGAAATCCCACGCCTCGTCCGTGCGATGTACGAGTACGACGCCACGATGGTGGTTGGGGCACGCATCGGCATAGTGAAGCCTATTTCCGCGCGGCATCGGATCCTGCCGTGGTTCATCGATATGCTTGCTTCCGATGCCTTGGGGAGGCCGCTGCTCGACGTGAACTCCGGATTGCGCGTTATGCGCCGCTCAGCCTTGGGCGAATTCGCCGGCCTCCTCTCGACAGAATCCGCGCCACCCGCCAAGCTGACACTCTGGATGCTGGCCGACGGCTCTTCCGTCTTATTCGTGCCTCTTGACGGCGAGCCAGCGGCACACAAGAAACACCAAGGCAGTGCAGGAGAGGCCATCCAACTCGTTCGTCTCATCATCGCCGTCGGACTTGCGCATTCACCGCGACGGACCGTGATCCTCATTGCTCGCATGGCACTCATGGTGCTGATGATGGCCGCCATGATGCTCATGATGATGTGGATGCTGGGCGTGCTGCCGGGGTAATGAGGAGGGATGCTTTCAACAACACGCAATCGAGGCAAATGTGCCGAAAGTTCGCAATGGGTTCTTCATGAGTGATCGCGATTTTGGCGCCGCAGTTCGGGGGCTTGTTCTCAATGCTGTCGCTTAGAACTGATGAGCACTGTACTATCCGTTCGTTCTGAGCGTGCCTGCTCTGAGCATGTCGAAGGGTCGAAGTATGAACGGATAGTACAGTGCGCCACAACCAATCCGCCATTCACCTTTCGACAGGCTCAAGGCGAACGGCTGTGCGCTCGCTCATCCATCTCTCAAGATTTGAAGGGACAGCGGCATGCATTACAGTTTAATGCGACAACATTGGGGCTTGTCCCCCGCCTCGGTGGCTCAGTCAACAAGCAGAACTTGCACCGGTCCTCCCCCAGATTGGCAGCGTTTTCAAACCAGCCTGCCAGAGTGCGTTTCACGTCTTACCGGAGACCTTTGCATAACCCCCACATTCAAGCAGGGGCACTCCCTCTCCTGGGGGAGAGGGTTGGGGTGAGGGCGTCTTCTTGCTACGATGGCCCTTTACGCTGGGCAGTGTCAAGACATATCAGGGCAGAATCGGTGTGCATATGGAGAGATTTCAGGAGATCCACCCTCACCCCCGTATCGAGTACGGGGCAGGCTCTAGCCCTCTCCCGTCGAGGGAGAGGGAACTATTTCGCTACCGCTTGAGTTGCGCAAAGGTCTCTTACCGGAAGTGCACGGCCACGTCATGGCTGCCAGCGTCAATGTCGCTTACGGCGAGCGCTCGCGCCACTCCCGCCACACTCCGGCGCGAAAGCTCCATTGGCTCGCCGTCGAGCAAGACCTCAGCAATCTCCAAGCCGGCATGGCGAACTGGCACCAGTAGCGTCGCGCCGGGCAGTGCGCTCTTAGCCTCAACAGTCAAGTGCAACACACCGCTGGATGCCTCCCAACACTGTTGTGCCAACACCAACGTCCGCCGTTGCTCGTTGAACGTACACCACGCATCCGTGCTCGGCATCGGTAGTTTCTGCTGCGCCGCGTACTTCAAGACTGCCTCGAACCAGCCCGCAGTCCGAATGAATTGCCCCGTGTTCACCTGTACGCCGGTGGCGTATATCGGGTGAAAATACAGGTGCACCACGGTATGGTAATGGTCGCGGGCGGCATCAATATACTCTTGCGAAACCGTGATTGCTTGCTCCTCGCTGAGCGGAGGCAAGAAGCTCTTGTCTACCAGCACGTAGTCGTCGCAGAAGAGCGTCTCCTGCTCGTAGATTTCGATGAACTCCCCGTCCTCGTCGATGAATCGCATCGGTAGGCCGCTGCCGGTCAGGTAGCCGTACTGCTGGTGGTCGCCGGCGCGGTAGTTCGTATCCATGCGGAAACCGGCGTCGGCCAGCGCTTTCGCGGTCTCCACCCAGCCCGGCCAGATGACGCAGTGGTGGCGAGTGGTCTTAGGCGGATAGCCGTACCGCTCCTCGAAGAGTGCGACCTCTTCATGAATGCGTGTACGCATCTGTTCCACGGTCGGCTTGAGGGAATGCCAGATGTGGGGCCCCGCCGAGTGGCCCCGCTGCCGGTAATCACGCTCCATCTCCGGCGTGAGGTGCCGTAGGTGCTCCTCCATGAGATAGACCGTGTACTCGCCGCCATGAGCTTCCACCATGTTGGTGTACCACTCCATCTGCGGACGGGTCATG is from Chloroflexota bacterium and encodes:
- a CDS encoding sugar phosphate isomerase/epimerase is translated as MKIGIFTDEVHPDFATGLGVMREHGIMYAELRTINGTNLMDLSPDGLDDVQRLLKQNGIQVSALGTPIFKCPLEGRERKIEGDTFGAQEMTYEEHLALLPHCFALAERFGTRVVRCFSFWRDEDPEEVFPKVVERFGPALDMAAKHGFDLCMENEPTCYAGVGEESQRLIEAVGSPHLKAIWDPGNCLWAEEDPYPKHYAAIQPHLAHMHVKDARWVNGEIEACRVGKGETDYEGQFRALAKDGYDGVYTLEMHYQVAGGPPEAAAIESAKALREMLTAASA
- a CDS encoding MFS transporter; amino-acid sequence: MSSRRNFILGVMNGVFYTTGMAFTSATVVLPWYVSQLTESNVLIGILPAIQLGGWALPQMLLINFLQHRRQRLKYYRRSSLVRSTCWALLAATVLVAPERPEIVLPALIGLMAVASLSGGLTGLAFFDLVGRIVQRRQLSTFFSLRNFFGGLGSLAAGLVVRQVLERSEGSLEYVWLLFLLTWVFTSAGFLSFSAVKEPEVPPMLPKRTMRQDLRRIKEIVMRDPPFRMYLIIRTLAMLASVAMPFYVVYGVRVLQLPAAVVASSAVALIGGVIGGNVMWGWLGARGGGWLLLVATTLVSVLPPVLAIVAQLLSDAHVSTTLIGWLFLVLFVFLGTTTGGQEVTFSVLAIEVSPVEDRIIYLGFTNTLVGILLFLTPVGGLLADLVSFEALFGVAGVVALASIILAIAALRRFARPL
- the folP gene encoding dihydropteroate synthase, with translation MSSSPPAHVSKPRETRCGNRMLQWGSQTYVVGILNVTPDSFSGDGIGGDVRRAVSQAVQFVAEGADILDIGGESTRPGAGTVSLQEELDRVLPAIEAIRRELETPLSIDTYKAAVAREAVRAGASMVNDVWGLGGDPAMGATVAALNVPVVLMHNRRSESQRSALGGFYEKVSYGDVAQDVARELGEAVARATSYGIAAENIIIDPGIGFGKTPQQNIELMRDLSAFQRLGQPVLVGTSRKSFIGLTLDLPVEERLEGTAATVALAIAQGADLVRVHDVGPMVRVCRMTDAIVRDA
- a CDS encoding DUF2723 domain-containing protein, which translates into the protein MEQTARIAGGSRQGLTAWTRLAWLIGAGFFLITLLSRVPFRSETLFAWDSANYAFALDKFNVAFHQPHPPGYPLYVASARLIYNLGIDANMSYVILSLVASSLAVLCIFLLGWRLYGMQAAIVSALLLATSSNFWSHGEVAYPYAFLALFSTLVLLLLTETKVGSRNLIIPAALVLGLGAGFRPDLLLFLLPVWVYAWWGRSLRSLVGGIVVMLLVVLSWGIPMVQLTGGWDAYVKASTEQYGFWAGQSSGLIGYFRAVLENTRTLAGVLYNGIGIALLPILYYLGRYFSPQQIVRDARTRLILLWVAVPLVFYMLVFMGNPGYILSLLPGLLIYAALAVRGFSRDCEQAYRFFMTQRGMVTTALTPHRVSLGIAAALVAVIAISNASLFLFAAGQGRYQEIRSIDEILTKQVRYIALNHSPNETLIVAFDRSRQLNFYLQDYSFRLLFNPADPQYWETRQEFTIPEGISQVILPDLVRNASDRTDHIVEIGLGPEVSLYVVNVKPGDVLIHGYQYASVRPAPE
- a CDS encoding sulfatase; protein product: MNVVVICLDTMRTDMVHTLGADFIRTPVLDNLAAESVVFTEAYGCAYPTIPARRALFTGMNSFPWQFGFDTLGSSPSPRGWHKIPPEHTPVAERLVEAGVNTGFIADTYHMFKATMNFTRGFCSWDFVRGQEFDHWKTLPPGAVDPTKYTDAEPDSPRMTGMLQYLWNQGERPCEDDFQAARVFLSAMDWVENNAPYGPFYLYIDSFDPHEPWDPPLHYADAYYKDDSVKDYIWPVGTEVDGEAAIERTKALYYGEVTFVDTWIGHFLNKLEALHLLDDTVIIFTSDHGTELLDRNRFGKSEDHLQWFNTRINMFIRHPDKQHAGKRLDAFVQHQDVPPTVLDLLGVTHQGLDGISMWPLVTGERAKNRDFIVAGWGQHATVRDHDHNYVIDFEQGPRKTDSGGFTVTQETAAQHVQEELYSLKDDPLETTNVLESEPDAAQKQRARLEDFLGQELPAHLDDRVDTYEYPRRVHAKTNPYVK
- a CDS encoding glycosyltransferase → MADSLETVQESAPLTVVIPVFNEEPGLFESLKQALASLDASGLTGEVFIVAANHVRVDLPAVEGFPSVQLISVEDDSGWGDAALAASAQARHDLICTIDVPTLYAAAEIPRLVRAMYEYDATMVVGARIGIVKPISARHRILPWFIDMLASDALGRPLLDVNSGLRVMRRSALGEFAGLLSTESAPPAKLTLWMLADGSSVLFVPLDGEPAAHKKHQGSAGEAIQLVRLIIAVGLAHSPRRTVILIARMALMVLMMAAMMLMMMWMLGVLPG